From a single Bacteroidota bacterium genomic region:
- the clpP gene encoding ATP-dependent Clp endopeptidase proteolytic subunit ClpP — MDFRKEFTKYAVKHRGMSSLGVDSYISSVHADYISPTIIEERQLNVAQMDVFSRLMMDRIIFLGVPINDYVANIIQAQLLFLESSDAKRDITIYINSPGGSVYAGLGIYDTMQWINPDVSMVCTGIAASMAAVLLCAGNKGKRSALKHSRVMIHQPMGGAEGQASDIEITAREIQKLKKELYEIISQHSGKDYEQVWKDSDRDYWMTAQEAKDYGMIDEVLLKVKGGTK, encoded by the coding sequence ATGGACTTCCGTAAAGAATTTACAAAGTATGCCGTGAAACACCGCGGTATGAGTAGTCTGGGTGTAGATAGTTATATCAGCTCGGTTCACGCCGACTATATTTCTCCCACCATCATTGAAGAGCGTCAGTTGAATGTTGCTCAAATGGACGTTTTCTCTCGTTTGATGATGGACCGTATCATCTTCCTTGGTGTTCCTATCAATGATTATGTGGCGAATATTATTCAGGCACAGTTGCTCTTCCTTGAATCTTCTGATGCAAAACGTGATATCACCATCTATATTAATAGTCCGGGTGGATCTGTTTATGCTGGACTCGGTATTTACGATACGATGCAATGGATTAACCCGGATGTTTCCATGGTGTGTACCGGTATCGCTGCCTCTATGGCTGCCGTATTATTATGCGCCGGAAATAAAGGAAAGCGAAGTGCACTGAAGCATAGCCGCGTGATGATTCACCAACCTATGGGCGGAGCAGAAGGTCAGGCCTCGGATATTGAAATCACCGCCCGCGAAATCCAGAAACTGAAGAAGGAGTTGTATGAAATCATCTCCCAACATAGTGGCAAGGATTATGAGCAGGTATGGAAAGATTCAGACCGTGATTACTGGATGACAGCTCAGGAAGCCAAAGATTATGGTATGATCGACGAAGTCCTGTTGAAAGTAAAAGGCGGTACAAAATAA
- the tig gene encoding trigger factor, translating to MNIVQENIDTLNAVLKVQLKPEDYKPQVDEAIKKYKKKAAMPGFRPGHVPENLIRKMYGKSVLADELNKIVADSVDKFIVENNLQVLGNPLPKAENDIDINWDQPTDFEFSFDMALAPEVHLTLPPAHTFLTYDIQVDEKTIDEEIDKLARRYGNYTSPEVTDIESSVYGTFREVDANGELVENGHSNQAFMMISKVADEATRNKFVGVRNGDAIVFNPVTSIRVEEEVKYLLGIKEGNIQDYSKDYSFTIERINRVEKAEFNQAFFDQVYGENVVTDLAGFREKVRSEIAQGYGYEADNALRHEMEDVLLKESNLNLPDEFLKRWLKHSNEKITDEQLAKEYHQYARDLKWKLIENKIYGDQNMQLTKEEIESYARNMIIDQYLRYGQAHLLDEEKLKELTERYLKNQESVQRVVESLSGRKVFEYLNQIVSKDVKNVSHDEFVEIMSRHHHHH from the coding sequence ATGAATATCGTTCAAGAGAATATTGATACCCTGAATGCGGTATTAAAAGTGCAGTTGAAGCCTGAGGATTATAAACCCCAGGTGGATGAGGCCATCAAAAAGTACAAGAAGAAGGCGGCAATGCCGGGTTTTAGACCGGGACATGTTCCTGAGAATCTTATCCGTAAAATGTACGGAAAATCAGTGTTGGCAGATGAGTTGAATAAAATTGTCGCCGATTCAGTCGATAAGTTTATCGTGGAAAATAACCTGCAGGTGCTCGGAAATCCGCTTCCAAAAGCAGAGAATGATATCGACATTAACTGGGATCAGCCTACAGATTTTGAATTTAGTTTTGATATGGCATTGGCTCCTGAAGTGCATCTTACACTTCCGCCCGCTCATACCTTCCTTACTTACGATATTCAGGTAGATGAAAAAACCATCGACGAAGAGATTGATAAGCTGGCCAGAAGATATGGGAACTATACCAGTCCTGAAGTAACAGATATTGAAAGCTCAGTCTATGGAACTTTTCGTGAAGTGGATGCAAATGGTGAGTTGGTGGAAAATGGTCACAGCAATCAGGCTTTTATGATGATTTCCAAAGTGGCCGATGAAGCAACACGGAATAAATTCGTGGGCGTAAGGAATGGTGATGCCATTGTATTTAATCCGGTCACCTCCATCCGCGTGGAAGAAGAAGTGAAATATTTGCTGGGAATTAAAGAAGGAAATATTCAGGATTATAGTAAAGACTACTCTTTTACTATTGAACGCATCAATAGAGTGGAAAAGGCAGAGTTCAATCAGGCGTTTTTTGATCAGGTATATGGGGAGAATGTCGTGACTGATCTTGCCGGTTTCCGCGAAAAAGTGCGCTCTGAAATTGCACAGGGCTATGGGTATGAAGCTGACAATGCTTTGCGTCACGAAATGGAAGATGTGCTGCTGAAGGAATCAAATCTGAATTTACCGGATGAGTTTTTAAAGCGATGGCTGAAGCATAGCAACGAGAAGATTACAGATGAGCAATTGGCAAAGGAATATCACCAATATGCCCGTGATCTGAAGTGGAAACTGATCGAGAATAAAATTTATGGAGATCAGAATATGCAGCTGACCAAAGAGGAAATCGAAAGCTATGCCCGTAATATGATTATTGATCAGTACCTGCGCTATGGTCAGGCGCATCTGTTGGATGAAGAGAAGCTTAAAGAATTGACCGAACGTTATTTAAAAAATCAGGAGTCGGTGCAAAGAGTGGTGGAAAGTCTGAGTGGAAGAAAAGTGTTCGAGTACCTGAACCAAATTGTATCTAAGGACGTAAAAAATGTAAGCCATGATGAATTCGTTGAAATCATGAGCCGTCATCATCATCACCATTAA
- a CDS encoding flavin reductase family protein: MNFKSINPKEIQPQELHAYMLGAIAPRPIAFVSSMDRAGAINLSPFSFFNSFGSNPPLLIFSPALRGRDGTTKHTLENVRQVDEVVINIVSYAMVQQMSLASTEYAKNINEFEKAGFTMQDSILVKPPRVKESPAQLECKVKQIIQTGVRGGAGNLVICEIVMMHINEEVINDKGQINPFKMDQVARLGGDWYSRASKGLFEVPKPLTSLGIGVDSIPEPIRFSKILTGNDLGLLGNVEKLPLNDEIIAFAKQEDVKKLLDTLSDDAENLTIAVHLAAHHLLEKGNVSEAWLLLLSHHKNNQFLL, from the coding sequence ATGAACTTCAAAAGCATAAATCCGAAAGAAATACAGCCACAGGAACTGCATGCTTATATGTTGGGAGCGATTGCGCCAAGGCCTATTGCATTTGTAAGCAGTATGGACCGGGCCGGAGCGATTAACCTGAGTCCGTTTAGTTTTTTCAATTCTTTCGGGTCTAACCCCCCGCTGTTAATTTTCAGTCCGGCTTTGAGGGGAAGAGACGGCACCACCAAACATACCTTAGAAAATGTAAGGCAGGTAGATGAGGTCGTAATCAACATCGTCAGCTATGCCATGGTGCAGCAAATGTCGCTGGCCAGTACTGAATACGCAAAGAATATAAATGAATTTGAAAAGGCCGGATTCACCATGCAGGATTCCATTCTCGTAAAACCACCAAGAGTGAAAGAATCCCCGGCGCAGCTCGAATGTAAGGTTAAGCAAATCATACAAACAGGAGTGCGTGGTGGTGCGGGCAATCTTGTCATCTGCGAAATAGTTATGATGCATATTAATGAGGAAGTAATAAATGATAAAGGTCAGATCAATCCTTTTAAAATGGACCAGGTGGCACGACTTGGCGGTGATTGGTACTCCAGAGCCTCCAAAGGATTATTCGAGGTTCCAAAGCCTTTAACGAGTCTTGGGATAGGTGTTGACAGCATTCCTGAACCCATCCGCTTCAGTAAAATACTCACCGGAAACGATCTTGGACTACTTGGAAACGTAGAAAAGCTCCCGCTAAACGATGAAATAATAGCGTTCGCCAAGCAGGAAGATGTCAAAAAACTCCTCGATACATTGAGTGACGATGCAGAGAATTTAACAATAGCAGTACACCTGGCTGCGCATCACCTGCTGGAAAAAGGCAATGTGAGTGAAGCATGGCTGCTCTTACTCTCTCATCATAAAAACAATCAGTTTCTCCTCTGA
- a CDS encoding leucine-rich repeat domain-containing protein, with protein MNKYILLFLFFIAPNFVADSYGQEVLDSASLSLQRSFRNLGDALLQPDSVFKMDLSRQKRKVVPEEVRKFRNLQVLKLSRNNLREIPEWIGELKNLQVLDLGYNKLKALPPGIGNCKQLVFLGLNRNLIETLPKEIGQLELLEVLEMWDNEVQYLPEEIKMLHNLKVFELRGILFSQQEQDQIRQLLPDTDVLFSPSCNCK; from the coding sequence ATGAACAAATATATCTTGCTCTTTTTATTTTTTATCGCGCCAAATTTTGTTGCAGATAGTTACGGACAGGAAGTCCTGGACTCTGCATCCCTTTCTCTACAACGGTCGTTTCGAAATTTGGGTGATGCTTTACTACAACCCGACTCGGTATTCAAAATGGACCTCAGTCGTCAAAAAAGGAAGGTGGTTCCCGAGGAAGTACGCAAGTTCCGCAATTTGCAAGTGCTAAAATTATCCAGAAATAACCTAAGGGAAATCCCGGAATGGATCGGTGAACTGAAAAACTTGCAGGTGCTCGATTTGGGGTATAACAAACTCAAAGCCCTTCCTCCCGGTATTGGTAACTGCAAACAACTGGTGTTTCTTGGTCTGAACCGAAATCTCATCGAAACACTTCCGAAAGAAATTGGTCAACTGGAACTTTTGGAAGTGTTAGAGATGTGGGACAATGAAGTACAGTATTTACCGGAGGAAATTAAAATGCTGCATAATTTAAAAGTGTTTGAGTTACGAGGTATTCTTTTTTCCCAACAGGAACAGGATCAGATCCGGCAACTTTTACCCGATACCGACGTGTTGTTTTCGCCCAGTTGTAATTGTAAATAA
- a CDS encoding bifunctional riboflavin kinase/FAD synthetase, with translation MQIYRHIDEFIKPQYPIVTVGTFDGLHIGHKMLLKRLAALAGEKKGEVVLLTFHPHPRKVLFQDANGLEMLSSLEEKIELMEQYGVDHLVIQPFTTEFSKMEYDEFVHNILVDKLGVKTLVIGYDHQFGHQRKGSMKALEKMAPALGFKVEEIPEQDIDAIAVSSTRIRKALKNGEVEVAAQLLGYHYCISGRVVEGKQIGRTLGFPTANIQCDDPDKLIPANGIYAVKVEVEQRLYTGALSIGNRPTFDNGARTIEVHILGFDDDIYGKKIRIYFHHYLRPELKFHSAEDLVAQMQKDVEQCQVLLRNEF, from the coding sequence ATGCAGATTTACCGACATATCGACGAATTCATTAAGCCTCAATATCCTATCGTTACCGTTGGGACCTTTGACGGCCTTCATATTGGCCATAAAATGTTGCTAAAGAGGCTGGCGGCCTTAGCCGGGGAGAAGAAAGGGGAGGTGGTCCTGTTGACTTTCCATCCGCATCCCCGAAAAGTGCTTTTTCAGGATGCAAATGGCCTGGAAATGTTGAGTTCCTTAGAAGAAAAGATAGAACTAATGGAGCAATATGGCGTGGATCATCTTGTTATACAACCATTTACTACTGAGTTTTCCAAAATGGAGTACGATGAATTTGTGCATAATATTCTTGTTGATAAACTCGGTGTCAAAACTTTGGTGATTGGTTATGACCATCAATTCGGGCATCAGCGCAAAGGCAGCATGAAAGCATTGGAAAAGATGGCGCCGGCTCTAGGTTTTAAAGTGGAAGAAATCCCGGAGCAGGATATCGATGCCATTGCAGTCAGCTCTACCCGCATCCGTAAGGCTTTAAAAAATGGAGAGGTAGAAGTGGCAGCACAGTTGCTGGGCTATCATTATTGCATTTCCGGTAGAGTGGTAGAGGGGAAGCAGATAGGTCGTACGCTGGGCTTTCCAACCGCCAATATTCAATGTGATGATCCGGATAAACTCATCCCCGCAAATGGCATTTATGCTGTTAAAGTAGAGGTGGAGCAGCGGCTTTATACAGGGGCATTAAGCATAGGCAATCGTCCAACCTTTGATAATGGAGCGCGAACCATAGAAGTGCATATTCTGGGATTTGATGATGATATTTATGGAAAAAAAATTCGCATCTATTTTCATCATTATTTGAGACCGGAGTTGAAATTTCATTCGGCGGAAGATTTGGTCGCACAAATGCAGAAAGATGTAGAACAATGTCAGGTGCTGCTCAGAAATGAGTTTTAA
- a CDS encoding F0F1 ATP synthase subunit beta yields the protein MNKGKIVQVIGPVIDVSFEGEGTELPNILEALEINRPNGQKIILECQQHVGEDTVRAIAMDSTDGLVRGMEVIATGAAIKMPTGEAIKGRLFNVVGEAIDGIGMVDNSKGLPIHRDAPRFEDLSTEAEVLFTGIKVIDLLEPYSKGGKIGLFGGAGVGKTVLIMELINNIAKGYAGLSVFAGVGERTREGNDLLREMIESGVIKYGDEFKHSMENGDWDLSKVNMKDLAQSQATLVFGQMNEPPGARARVALSGLTVAEYFRDGDEKSGGRDILFFIDNIFRFTQAGSEVSALLGRMPSAVGYQPTLATEMGLMQERITSTKRGSITSVQAVYVPADDLTDPAPATTFSHLDATTVLSRKIAELGIYPAVDPLDSTSRILSPAVVGEEHYNTAQAVKEILQRYKELQDIIAILGMDELSDEDKLVVHRARRVQRFLSQPFHVAEQFTGLKGVLVRIEETIKGFKMILNGEVDQYPEGAFNLVGNIEDAIEKGKKLLAESK from the coding sequence ATGAATAAAGGTAAAATTGTTCAGGTAATTGGTCCGGTAATCGACGTAAGCTTCGAAGGTGAAGGTACAGAATTACCGAATATCCTGGAAGCGCTTGAGATTAATCGTCCCAACGGTCAGAAAATTATTTTAGAATGTCAACAGCACGTTGGTGAAGATACGGTACGTGCGATTGCGATGGATTCCACCGACGGACTTGTTCGCGGAATGGAGGTGATTGCCACCGGTGCTGCTATTAAAATGCCTACAGGTGAGGCGATTAAAGGACGCCTATTCAATGTAGTTGGTGAAGCTATTGACGGTATCGGAATGGTAGATAATTCAAAGGGATTACCCATTCACCGTGATGCTCCCCGCTTCGAAGATCTTTCTACAGAAGCGGAAGTACTTTTTACCGGAATCAAAGTAATCGACTTACTGGAGCCTTATTCCAAGGGCGGTAAGATCGGTCTGTTTGGAGGTGCCGGTGTAGGAAAAACCGTATTGATCATGGAATTGATCAACAATATTGCAAAAGGATATGCCGGACTTTCGGTATTTGCCGGTGTGGGAGAGCGTACACGTGAGGGGAATGACCTGTTGCGTGAGATGATCGAATCAGGCGTAATCAAATACGGTGATGAGTTTAAACATAGTATGGAAAATGGTGACTGGGACTTGAGTAAGGTGAACATGAAAGATCTTGCACAGAGTCAGGCCACCCTCGTTTTCGGACAAATGAATGAGCCTCCGGGTGCACGTGCGCGGGTAGCCCTTTCAGGTCTTACAGTTGCTGAATATTTCCGTGATGGAGATGAGAAATCCGGCGGTCGCGATATCCTCTTCTTTATTGACAATATCTTCCGTTTCACACAGGCGGGATCAGAAGTATCCGCTCTTTTAGGACGTATGCCTTCTGCGGTGGGTTACCAGCCTACCCTGGCTACAGAGATGGGATTGATGCAAGAGCGTATTACCTCAACAAAACGTGGATCTATCACTTCCGTACAAGCGGTGTATGTACCGGCTGATGACTTGACAGATCCTGCTCCTGCAACCACCTTCAGTCACCTTGATGCTACAACGGTATTGAGTCGTAAAATTGCTGAGTTAGGTATTTATCCTGCGGTGGATCCTTTGGATTCTACATCAAGAATTCTATCCCCTGCTGTTGTGGGTGAAGAACATTACAATACCGCTCAGGCTGTTAAAGAAATTTTGCAGCGTTATAAAGAACTTCAGGATATCATTGCCATCTTGGGTATGGATGAGTTGAGTGATGAAGATAAACTGGTGGTACATCGTGCACGTCGTGTACAGCGTTTCCTCTCTCAGCCGTTCCACGTAGCAGAGCAATTCACCGGATTAAAAGGTGTACTTGTTCGTATTGAAGAAACCATCAAAGGATTTAAAATGATCCTCAATGGTGAAGTGGACCAATACCCTGAAGGTGCATTTAACCTGGTAGGAAATATTGAAGATGCTATTGAAAAAGGAAAGAAACTGTTGGCTGAATCAAAATAA
- the atpC gene encoding ATP synthase F1 subunit epsilon, whose translation MHLEIITPEKKVFEGEVSSILVPGAQGRFQMLENHAAIISTLINGTVKIKTATGEESFEVKGGVVEMLDNKVVILVEAA comes from the coding sequence ATGCATCTAGAAATTATCACTCCGGAAAAGAAAGTATTTGAAGGTGAAGTCAGCTCTATTTTGGTACCGGGGGCGCAAGGTCGCTTTCAGATGCTGGAGAATCACGCCGCCATTATCTCTACTTTGATTAATGGTACGGTCAAGATAAAAACGGCAACCGGTGAAGAAAGCTTTGAAGTGAAAGGAGGGGTTGTTGAAATGCTTGATAATAAAGTGGTTATTCTGGTAGAAGCCGCATAG